The following are from one region of the Entelurus aequoreus isolate RoL-2023_Sb linkage group LG17, RoL_Eaeq_v1.1, whole genome shotgun sequence genome:
- the lysmd3 gene encoding lysM and putative peptidoglycan-binding domain-containing protein 3 produces MTGRGQHYGFQGATIVQASNGGHAYLFGTNSSENEQSEEDGESCDLRPRSRDRNKRSASRERVDDIVYLSRDVQEGDTLNSIALQYHCSVADLKRANNLVTEQDFFALRSVKIPVRRFSMLTETHKPGPPKPASLSQTSAVTALPMESSTDSSSSTDSVEGFLQEKDKDIEQLVNSAGPSTSSLNEVVSSLTHQQIQPSLGKLEYKAAQKKDPYYGADWGMRWWTAVVIMLVVGIVTPVFYLLYYEVFMKIEVSHHAVPTGALGDTPPGHPHGPMGDGHAGADRSHAGHVAHVALQGLGVNNEHEKT; encoded by the exons ATGACTGGTCGGGGCCAGCACTACGGCTTCCAAGGGGCCACCATTGTTCAAGCCTCCAATGGTGGTCATGCCTACCTGTTTGGGACCAATAGTTCGGAGAACGAACAGTCGGAGGAGGATGGGGAAAGCTGTGACCTGCGGCCACGTAGCAGAGACCGGAACAAAAGGAGCGCGTCCAGGGAGAGGGTGGACGACATCGTCTACCTAAGCAGAGATGTCCAGGAGGGCGACACCCTAAACAGCATCGCCTTGCAGTACCATTGCTCG GTGGCGGATCTGAAGCGTGCCAACAACCTGGTGACGGAGCAAGACTTCTTCGCCCTGAGATCTGTGAAAATCCCCGTCAGACGCTTCAGCATGCTGACTGAAACCCACAAACCAGGACCTCCCAAACCGGCCTCCCTTTCCCAAACCTCGGCCGTCACCGCCCTCCCCATGGAGTCGTCCACGGACTCCTCCTCTTCCACGGACAGCGTGGAAGGCTTCCTCCAGGAGAAGGACAAGGACATCGAGCAGCTGGTCAATTCCGCCGGCCCGTCGACGAGCAGCCTGAACGAGGTGGTGTCCTCCCTGACGCACCAGCAGATTCAGCCCTCGCTGGGCAAATTGGAGTACAAAGCGGCGCAGAAAAAGGACCCGTATTACGGCGCGGACTGGGGCATGAGGTGGTGGACGGCCGTGGTCATCATGCTGGTGGTCGGCATCGTCACGCCCGTCTTTTACCTGCTGTACTACGAGGTCTTCATGAAGATCGAGGTAAGCCATCACGCCGTGCCCACGGGGGCTCTCGGGGACACGCCTCCCGGACATCCGCACGGTCCAATGGGAGACGGCCATGCTGGAGCTGATCGCTCACATGCCGGACACGTAGCTCATGTCGCTCTGCAAGGCCTCGGCGTGAACAATGAACATGAGAAGACATAA